Proteins encoded by one window of Ignavibacteriota bacterium:
- a CDS encoding T9SS type A sorting domain-containing protein translates to MKKYLLGIIFFLIWVNFANSSPLEYFAHQDTVYGTIYDDELLAKARIRNLTDQPVEFELKFEFLELTYGHTAAVCWEVCFEFTDAPFTAPWSITLGPNEESIDFQFSGHLQSFKLLSENPIEYTEPTPGTTIVRFIFAPVGGSKEDELHYDVVFIVQDPASVDDDKIFSNVNLFPNPAVDYLRIDHQLDGPTTISVYDELGNNVKNIETEGSAEGIIIPTADLTAGSYYVRFRNGNKYHTKMVNIIR, encoded by the coding sequence ATGAAAAAATATTTACTTGGAATAATTTTTTTCCTAATTTGGGTGAATTTTGCGAATTCTTCACCACTTGAGTATTTCGCTCATCAGGATACAGTATATGGTACAATCTATGATGACGAGCTTCTTGCAAAAGCACGAATCCGCAACCTGACTGATCAGCCGGTCGAATTCGAACTTAAGTTTGAGTTTCTCGAACTTACTTATGGGCATACAGCCGCAGTTTGCTGGGAAGTATGCTTTGAATTCACAGATGCGCCTTTTACTGCACCCTGGTCTATCACATTAGGTCCTAATGAGGAGAGTATTGATTTTCAGTTCTCAGGACATTTGCAGTCTTTTAAACTATTATCTGAAAATCCAATCGAATATACAGAGCCCACACCGGGGACAACAATTGTAAGATTTATCTTCGCTCCTGTTGGTGGCAGCAAAGAAGATGAACTTCATTATGATGTTGTGTTTATAGTACAAGATCCAGCAAGTGTAGATGATGATAAGATTTTCAGCAATGTTAATCTTTTTCCTAATCCAGCAGTTGACTATTTGAGAATTGACCACCAGCTTGATGGACCTACAACAATTTCAGTATATGATGAATTAGGCAACAATGTCAAAAATATTGAAACTGAAGGCAGTGCTGAGGGAATTATAATTCCCACTGCTGATTTAACCGCCGGTTCTTATTATGTAAGATTTAGAAACGGCAATAAATATCATACAAAAATGGTAAACATTATCAGGTAA
- a CDS encoding TlpA family protein disulfide reductase, with translation MKKVATIIILTAISLISFAYLTANEPSGKKIPNVKVKDLKGSRISTSDFENGGKPIVINFWATWCKPCLLELNTIHDLYPDWKDETGVKIIAISIDDTRNSSKVAPFVRGRGWKYEVYLDENSDLRRALNVNNPPHTFLLNGKGEIVWEHNGYAPGDEKTLYNEIKKLSGKK, from the coding sequence ATGAAAAAAGTAGCAACAATAATAATTTTGACTGCAATAAGTTTGATTTCGTTCGCTTATTTAACAGCAAATGAACCTTCAGGGAAGAAAATTCCCAACGTTAAAGTCAAGGACTTGAAAGGTTCCAGAATTTCAACAAGCGATTTTGAAAATGGCGGTAAACCGATTGTAATTAATTTCTGGGCTACCTGGTGCAAGCCTTGTCTGCTCGAACTAAATACCATTCATGATTTATATCCTGATTGGAAGGACGAAACCGGAGTGAAAATTATTGCTATCTCGATTGATGATACACGTAACAGTAGTAAGGTAGCTCCTTTTGTGAGAGGAAGGGGATGGAAGTACGAAGTTTACCTGGATGAAAACAGTGACCTTAGACGTGCATTGAATGTAAATAATCCGCCACATACTTTCCTTCTAAATGGAAAAGGAGAGATTGTGTGGGAACACAACGGTTATGCTCCGGGTGATGAGAAAACTCTTTATAATGAAATTAAAAAATTATCCGGCAAGAAGTAA
- a CDS encoding acyl-CoA dehydrogenase family protein codes for MTDFYNLSDVLSQEERLFSETLRNFVDEEILPIIEEHFLNGTFPELLPAKIADLGVFGITIPEEYGGAGASYKMYGLAMQELERGDSAVRSFASVQSSLVMFPLFKYASEELKKKWLPKLASAEAIGCFGLTEPDYGSNPAGMITTATETENGYLLNGAKMWITNGTIADIAVVWAKLNGQIHGFLVEKGTPGFSAPEMKGKHSLRASVTSELVFQDCEIPKENILNISGLKGPLSCLTQARYGIAWGAVGAAIAVYESAVEYAKSRIQFGKPIASFQLVQEKLAWMLTEITKAQLINLRLADLMDSGKATPQHVSFAKRNNVDIALQCARISRDIHGANGILAEYPVMRHAANLESVRTYEGTHDIHTLILGQHITGIAAYE; via the coding sequence ATGACAGACTTTTATAATTTAAGTGATGTACTAAGTCAGGAAGAAAGACTTTTTTCTGAAACTTTAAGAAATTTTGTTGATGAAGAAATACTGCCAATAATTGAAGAGCATTTTCTGAATGGCACTTTTCCTGAATTACTTCCCGCAAAAATTGCTGATTTAGGAGTATTCGGCATTACTATCCCCGAGGAGTACGGAGGTGCAGGAGCTTCATACAAAATGTACGGATTGGCTATGCAAGAACTTGAAAGAGGGGATTCTGCAGTCAGGTCTTTTGCATCAGTCCAAAGCTCACTTGTTATGTTTCCGCTATTCAAATATGCAAGTGAAGAATTAAAGAAAAAGTGGCTTCCAAAGCTTGCAAGCGCTGAAGCTATTGGCTGCTTTGGTCTGACAGAGCCTGACTACGGGTCTAATCCTGCCGGTATGATTACAACAGCGACAGAAACTGAAAACGGCTATCTGCTTAATGGAGCAAAAATGTGGATAACAAATGGTACGATAGCTGATATAGCTGTGGTTTGGGCAAAGTTAAACGGTCAGATTCATGGTTTTCTGGTCGAAAAAGGAACTCCCGGTTTCTCAGCACCTGAGATGAAAGGCAAACACTCGCTGAGGGCATCAGTAACATCAGAGCTTGTTTTTCAGGATTGTGAAATCCCAAAAGAAAATATATTGAACATTTCCGGGCTGAAAGGTCCTCTTAGTTGTCTTACGCAAGCACGATACGGCATTGCATGGGGAGCAGTAGGAGCTGCAATTGCTGTATATGAATCAGCTGTGGAATATGCAAAATCAAGAATCCAGTTCGGCAAACCTATTGCTTCTTTTCAGCTTGTTCAGGAAAAATTAGCGTGGATGCTGACAGAAATTACAAAAGCGCAGCTTATCAACCTTCGTCTTGCAGACCTAATGGATTCCGGTAAAGCAACTCCTCAGCATGTATCATTTGCCAAAAGAAACAATGTTGATATCGCACTTCAGTGTGCCAGAATTTCGCGTGATATACACGGTGCAAATGGCATTCTGGCTGAATATCCTGTGATGCGGCACGCCGCAAACCTTGAATCAGTGAGGACTTATGAAGGTACGCATGATATTCATACATTAATTCTCGGACAGCATATTACCGGTATTGCAGCTTACGAATAG
- a CDS encoding OmpA family protein — protein MRLITTLFILTSFGFSSAFSQFGLGERLKRKVEEKIERKTEEAVERALEKPFEEREESDEDSNGTNSPQDSGSSNSGRNSSSSDNSVKPEVASLKTYSKFDFIPGENVVFFEDFSQDAVGDFPVNWNTNGSGEIITTSLNEGKWLKMVNEALYVPDIKHPFPENFTLEFDLLCNFNEEVSSNHLGYLRLEIMQIDNVRNSIKTDYLSTSENLFNHIFEMDLQFLYESRIWIKNMVGWEDGGINNQLVGNWIKGQHRKPIHFSISVNKQRYRLWINEAKVVDIPRLVDKDAKNNLIRIFPYSLNMEYDFDLMISNIKFAEGTVDARSKLITEGRLVTHGITFDTGSDKIKPESFAVIKSIADVLAANADVKIMIVGHTDSDGNADKNQTLSEKRAAAVKNSLVGEFGIQESRIQTSGKGDKVPVAENNSTQGKAQNRRVEFVKI, from the coding sequence ATGAGATTAATAACTACATTATTCATTTTGACAAGTTTCGGTTTTTCTTCAGCTTTTTCGCAATTTGGTCTTGGTGAAAGACTAAAAAGAAAAGTTGAAGAGAAAATTGAAAGAAAAACTGAAGAAGCGGTGGAAAGAGCACTTGAAAAGCCTTTCGAAGAAAGAGAAGAATCTGATGAAGATTCTAATGGTACAAATTCACCACAAGATTCAGGCTCGAGCAACTCAGGTCGCAATTCTTCATCTTCTGATAATTCCGTTAAACCGGAAGTTGCTTCACTTAAGACATATTCAAAATTCGATTTTATACCGGGTGAGAATGTTGTTTTTTTTGAAGATTTCTCGCAAGATGCTGTTGGGGATTTCCCCGTAAACTGGAATACGAATGGTTCAGGTGAAATTATTACCACAAGTCTAAACGAGGGTAAATGGCTAAAAATGGTAAATGAAGCCTTGTATGTGCCGGATATAAAGCATCCATTTCCTGAGAATTTCACTTTAGAGTTTGATTTGCTCTGTAATTTCAATGAAGAAGTTAGCTCAAATCATCTCGGATACTTGCGTTTAGAAATTATGCAAATTGATAACGTACGAAATAGTATTAAAACTGATTACTTGTCTACTTCAGAAAACCTGTTCAACCATATTTTCGAAATGGACTTACAATTCTTATACGAGTCAAGAATATGGATTAAAAATATGGTTGGATGGGAAGATGGAGGAATTAATAATCAATTGGTTGGAAACTGGATTAAGGGACAACATCGTAAACCGATACATTTTTCTATCAGCGTCAATAAACAGCGTTACAGACTTTGGATAAATGAAGCAAAAGTAGTTGATATTCCGAGATTAGTTGATAAGGATGCAAAAAACAACCTGATAAGAATATTCCCATATTCTTTGAATATGGAATATGATTTTGATTTGATGATATCTAATATCAAATTTGCTGAAGGTACGGTTGATGCAAGAAGCAAACTGATTACCGAAGGAAGACTTGTTACACACGGTATTACTTTTGATACCGGCTCTGATAAGATTAAGCCTGAATCTTTCGCTGTTATTAAATCAATTGCAGATGTACTTGCTGCAAATGCTGATGTGAAAATTATGATTGTGGGACATACCGATAGCGATGGCAATGCAGATAAGAATCAGACTTTATCAGAAAAACGTGCTGCTGCTGTTAAAAACTCTCTCGTTGGAGAATTCGGTATTCAGGAGTCGAGAATTCAAACTTCAGGCAAAGGCGACAAAGTTCCTGTAGCTGAGAATAATTCTACTCAAGGTAAAGCACAAAACCGAAGAGTAGAATTTGTAAAGATATAA
- the fabA gene encoding bifunctional 3-hydroxydecanoyl-ACP dehydratase/trans-2-decenoyl-ACP isomerase, giving the protein MQRKNSYNYDDLILAGTGELFGPECGKLPLPNMLMMDRITSIENTGGMYGKGCVVAELDIKPDLWFFDCHFRGDSVMPGSLGLDALLQLTGFYLVWAEYKGKGRALGCDKLKFFGQVLPTHKKVTYIVDIKRIINLKLTMIIADGRVLVDDKEIYTCENMRVGLFTNDEIVM; this is encoded by the coding sequence ATGCAACGCAAGAACTCTTACAATTATGATGATTTAATACTCGCCGGTACCGGCGAGCTTTTCGGACCTGAATGTGGTAAGTTACCACTTCCCAATATGCTAATGATGGATAGAATCACCAGTATAGAAAATACCGGTGGAATGTATGGCAAGGGTTGTGTAGTTGCAGAGCTTGACATTAAGCCCGATTTATGGTTCTTTGATTGCCATTTCAGAGGTGATTCCGTGATGCCCGGCTCTCTCGGACTCGACGCACTTCTTCAGCTAACAGGGTTCTACCTTGTATGGGCTGAATACAAAGGAAAAGGTCGTGCTTTGGGTTGCGATAAACTCAAATTTTTTGGACAGGTACTTCCAACTCATAAAAAAGTAACATATATTGTGGATATAAAACGTATTATCAATCTGAAACTGACAATGATTATTGCAGATGGCAGAGTGCTCGTGGACGATAAAGAAATTTACACCTGCGAGAATATGCGTGTTGGCTTATTCACGAATGACGAAATTGTGATGTAA
- a CDS encoding ATP-binding cassette domain-containing protein, translating to MEILKVEGISKTFGTYRAVNNVSFTVEEGRIFGLLGPNGAGKTTTIRMITNILYPDSGKIEIMGKPTGAEMQNILGYLPEERGLYKKLKVIDQLIYFARLKQISRADAIKRSKEWLAKMGASGWENKKIEELSKGMQQKVQFISTILHDPPVMILDEPFSGFDPINTELLKSVILEMKQAGKTIILSTHVMAQVEQMCDDLVLINKGNVVLSGGVRQVKASYGKNTVVMEYDGDPNFLKEIDGIKINDITSHRVEFKLEDPDLTTNQILQTAMNNNVTIYKFEKVEPSLHEIFIEVVGQENMKGAQNEN from the coding sequence ATGGAAATACTTAAAGTAGAAGGTATATCAAAAACCTTCGGTACCTATCGTGCTGTCAATAATGTCAGCTTCACTGTGGAGGAAGGCAGAATATTCGGGCTGCTTGGACCTAATGGTGCTGGAAAAACCACAACTATACGAATGATAACAAATATCCTCTATCCCGACTCAGGCAAAATCGAGATTATGGGTAAACCAACCGGGGCTGAAATGCAGAATATTTTGGGCTACTTGCCCGAAGAAAGAGGCTTATATAAAAAACTGAAAGTAATTGACCAGCTAATATATTTTGCAAGATTAAAGCAAATATCCAGAGCCGATGCCATCAAGCGTTCTAAAGAATGGCTTGCCAAGATGGGTGCTTCAGGCTGGGAAAACAAAAAGATTGAGGAGCTTTCTAAAGGTATGCAGCAGAAAGTTCAGTTTATTTCAACTATTCTTCACGACCCGCCTGTTATGATTCTCGATGAGCCATTTTCAGGATTCGACCCGATAAATACCGAGCTTCTCAAATCTGTAATTCTTGAGATGAAACAAGCCGGAAAGACTATTATTCTCTCAACTCACGTTATGGCACAAGTTGAACAGATGTGCGACGACCTTGTACTTATTAATAAAGGTAATGTTGTGCTCTCAGGTGGTGTAAGGCAAGTAAAAGCAAGCTACGGCAAGAATACTGTAGTAATGGAATATGATGGTGACCCGAATTTCCTTAAAGAAATTGATGGTATTAAAATTAATGATATTACTTCTCACAGAGTTGAATTTAAGCTCGAAGACCCCGATTTAACTACAAATCAAATACTTCAAACTGCTATGAACAATAATGTTACTATTTATAAATTTGAGAAAGTAGAACCAAGTCTTCACGAGATATTTATTGAAGTTGTAGGACAGGAAAATATGAAAGGTGCACAAAATGAAAACTAA
- a CDS encoding ABC transporter permease, producing the protein MKTKGSKIFTIIQHEYISKVKSRGFILSTILAPLAIVLIYGTIIAVSIMSSGQTTKKIAVLDQTGEIGAELVARDTSKFFTTDKSEETLRQEVLDNTLDGYLIINDNFLQTGKADVFTSGGGGLGFISSIEKNTEDIIVNKRLREIGADKNIIDLVNRGVSISTKKVTLEGSKEDYSEMLAFLGYILGFMIYGLMFTYGSFVMRGVIEEKANRIVEVIASSARPFEIMFGKVVGIGAVGLTQVLFWLILLVILFAAGGTIAQMFIGAPDMAQMAGDAANQPEQAEIIKFFENFTISPWVIVAFLFYFLAGYFIYSSLFAAVGSAVDQEQDASQLSMPVALPIIIPIMFIPNVMNNPDGTLATVLSLIPFFTPILMIARVAATDVPLWQIALSVVLLAGTFLLCLWVAAKIYRVGILMYGKKPTFKDLIKWFKLD; encoded by the coding sequence ATGAAAACTAAGGGTTCAAAAATATTTACTATAATCCAGCATGAGTATATTTCAAAAGTAAAATCGCGTGGTTTTATTTTAAGTACAATTCTTGCTCCTTTGGCTATTGTGCTTATTTACGGGACAATAATCGCCGTTTCGATTATGTCATCCGGGCAAACCACTAAGAAAATCGCTGTTCTTGACCAAACGGGTGAAATTGGCGCCGAACTTGTTGCCCGAGATACTTCGAAATTTTTTACTACTGATAAATCAGAAGAAACCCTCAGACAGGAGGTTTTGGATAATACACTTGACGGTTATCTGATAATTAATGACAATTTCCTTCAAACCGGCAAAGCGGATGTGTTCACATCAGGCGGTGGCGGACTTGGATTCATCAGTTCAATTGAAAAAAACACTGAAGATATAATAGTCAACAAAAGACTTAGAGAAATTGGAGCCGACAAGAATATAATTGACTTAGTCAATCGAGGGGTTTCAATATCAACCAAAAAAGTTACACTTGAAGGCTCAAAAGAAGATTACTCCGAAATGCTTGCATTTTTGGGATATATACTCGGTTTTATGATTTATGGACTGATGTTTACTTACGGATCATTTGTAATGCGAGGCGTTATCGAAGAGAAAGCCAATAGAATTGTAGAAGTGATTGCATCTTCAGCCCGACCATTTGAAATAATGTTCGGAAAAGTTGTCGGCATAGGTGCTGTTGGACTGACACAGGTTTTATTCTGGCTGATATTGCTTGTTATACTATTTGCAGCAGGCGGTACAATTGCACAAATGTTCATTGGTGCACCCGATATGGCACAAATGGCAGGCGACGCTGCAAATCAACCTGAGCAGGCTGAAATCATCAAATTTTTCGAGAATTTTACAATTTCACCATGGGTAATAGTAGCCTTTTTATTCTATTTCCTTGCCGGATATTTTATTTATTCATCTTTGTTTGCGGCTGTAGGCTCTGCAGTTGACCAGGAGCAGGACGCTTCACAGCTTTCAATGCCTGTAGCACTGCCAATTATTATTCCGATTATGTTTATCCCTAACGTTATGAACAATCCTGATGGTACCCTTGCAACTGTACTTTCACTGATACCATTTTTCACGCCAATACTTATGATTGCACGTGTTGCAGCAACTGATGTACCGCTTTGGCAGATTGCATTGTCAGTTGTCCTTCTTGCGGGTACTTTTTTACTTTGCCTTTGGGTAGCTGCAAAAATCTACAGGGTTGGAATCTTGATGTATGGTAAAAAACCAACTTTCAAAGACTTAATCAAGTGGTTTAAGCTGGATTAA